One Deltaproteobacteria bacterium genomic window carries:
- a CDS encoding Tex family protein — protein MDERHVSKIATELGLAARQVQATAELIIEGAAVPFIARYRKEATGSLDEVQITAIRDRLDQLAELDKRRDAILKSLQERELLTDDLKEKILTAETLSVLEDIYLPFRPKRRTRATVARERGLEPLAHILYAQEEKDPATEAAPFIDPEKSISSVEEALAGARDIIAEWISEDQAARAALRVLFASRGVLRTKVSIGKEAEGNKYRDYFEWEEPVPQAPSHRILAMRRGEKEGFLNLTVLPPEPETLSILECLFVKGNNACSDQVHLAMRDSYTRLLSPSMETEIRLDTKKRADEEAIRIFAGNLRQLLMAPPLGQKNVLAIDPGLRTGCKTVCLDRQGKLLHNETIFPLLSEKGREESARRVLELCGEFQIEAVAVGNGTGGRETEAFIRSLPLPGGIPVILVNESGASVYSASKAAREEFPDHDVTVRGAISIGRRLMDPLAELVKIDPKSIGVGQYQHDVDQPALKRSLDDVVASCVNAVGVEVNTASAQLLTYVSGLGPQLAANILVYRNENGPFSSREDLKKVPRLGPKAFEQAAGFLRIRGGKNPLDAGAVHPESYPVVQAMAADLGCTVEDLMCDEMLRKQIDPSRYVTEKTGLPTLNDILKELAKPGRDPRQEFESFRFAEGIEKIEDLKPGMKLDGIVTNVTAFGAFVDIGVHQDGLVHVSQLSDHFVKDPNQVVKVQQKIKVTVLSVDLERKRISLSLKKKPGKKEGESRPGEKAPMGKPSAAKKKGENGPFNNPFAKVFRREE, from the coding sequence ATGGATGAACGACATGTATCGAAGATTGCCACTGAACTGGGGCTGGCGGCACGGCAAGTTCAAGCAACAGCGGAGCTTATTATTGAAGGGGCTGCCGTCCCGTTCATTGCCCGCTACCGGAAAGAGGCCACGGGCTCTCTGGATGAAGTGCAGATCACGGCCATCCGCGACCGCCTGGACCAGTTGGCCGAGCTGGACAAACGCCGGGATGCTATTCTCAAATCCCTCCAGGAGCGGGAGCTCCTCACCGATGATTTAAAGGAAAAGATTCTAACTGCGGAGACTTTGTCGGTCCTGGAAGATATCTACCTTCCCTTCCGGCCGAAACGCCGCACCCGGGCCACGGTGGCCAGGGAAAGGGGACTGGAGCCCCTGGCCCACATCCTTTACGCCCAGGAAGAAAAGGATCCCGCGACGGAAGCCGCCCCCTTTATCGATCCGGAAAAGTCCATATCCTCCGTGGAAGAGGCCCTCGCCGGGGCGCGGGACATTATCGCCGAGTGGATCAGCGAAGACCAGGCGGCCCGGGCTGCGCTGCGGGTCCTTTTTGCTTCCCGCGGGGTCTTGCGCACGAAGGTAAGCATCGGCAAAGAGGCGGAAGGAAATAAGTACCGGGATTATTTTGAGTGGGAAGAGCCGGTACCCCAGGCCCCTTCCCACAGAATCCTGGCCATGCGCCGCGGGGAAAAGGAAGGTTTCCTGAACCTTACCGTATTGCCGCCGGAACCCGAAACCCTGTCCATCCTCGAGTGCCTCTTCGTCAAAGGGAATAACGCCTGTTCCGACCAGGTTCACCTGGCCATGCGGGACAGCTACACCCGACTCCTCTCCCCTTCCATGGAAACGGAAATCCGCCTGGATACGAAGAAGCGCGCCGATGAGGAAGCCATCCGGATTTTCGCGGGCAATCTCCGCCAGCTTTTAATGGCTCCCCCGCTTGGCCAGAAGAACGTCCTGGCTATCGACCCCGGTCTGCGAACGGGGTGCAAAACCGTCTGCCTTGACCGGCAGGGAAAGCTTCTGCACAACGAAACGATTTTCCCCCTGCTCAGCGAAAAAGGAAGGGAGGAATCCGCCCGAAGGGTTTTAGAACTCTGCGGGGAGTTTCAGATCGAGGCTGTCGCTGTAGGCAACGGCACAGGCGGAAGGGAGACCGAAGCCTTCATCCGCAGCCTGCCGCTCCCCGGCGGGATCCCGGTAATCTTGGTCAACGAGAGCGGCGCCTCGGTCTATTCCGCTTCCAAAGCTGCCCGGGAAGAGTTTCCGGATCACGACGTAACCGTGCGCGGCGCCATCTCCATCGGGCGGCGGCTCATGGACCCGCTGGCTGAACTCGTGAAGATCGACCCCAAATCGATCGGGGTGGGCCAGTACCAGCACGACGTGGACCAGCCCGCCCTCAAGCGCAGCCTGGATGACGTAGTCGCAAGCTGCGTCAACGCCGTGGGGGTGGAGGTGAACACGGCCAGCGCCCAGCTCCTAACTTACGTCTCCGGCCTGGGCCCGCAGCTCGCCGCCAACATCCTTGTTTATCGCAACGAGAACGGCCCCTTCTCTTCCCGGGAGGATTTGAAAAAGGTGCCGCGCCTCGGCCCCAAAGCCTTTGAGCAGGCTGCCGGTTTCCTGCGCATCCGCGGAGGAAAAAATCCCTTGGACGCCGGCGCCGTCCACCCGGAAAGCTATCCGGTGGTGCAGGCCATGGCCGCGGACCTGGGCTGTACCGTGGAAGATCTAATGTGTGATGAGATGCTCCGCAAGCAGATCGATCCTTCCAGGTATGTGACGGAGAAGACGGGCCTGCCGACCCTGAACGACATCTTGAAGGAGCTGGCCAAGCCGGGGCGTGACCCGCGGCAGGAATTCGAGAGCTTCCGCTTCGCCGAAGGGATTGAGAAGATAGAGGACCTCAAACCGGGCATGAAACTGGACGGGATCGTCACCAACGTGACCGCCTTCGGGGCCTTTGTGGACATCGGTGTGCACCAGGACGGGCTGGTCCATGTAAGCCAGCTTTCCGACCATTTCGTAAAAGATCCAAATCAGGTAGTCAAAGTCCAGCAGAAGATCAAGGTCACCGTCCTCTCCGTCGACCTGGAGAGGAAGCGGATTTCCCTTTCCCTGAAAAAAAAGCCGGGGAAAAAGGAGGGGGAATCCAGGCCGGGGGAAAAAGCTCCCATGGGGAAACCCTCCGCCGCCAAGAAAAAAGGAGAGAACGGGCCTTTTAATAACCCCTTTGCCAAGGTCTTTCGGCGGGAAGAATAA